From a region of the Panicum virgatum strain AP13 chromosome 2K, P.virgatum_v5, whole genome shotgun sequence genome:
- the LOC120671853 gene encoding protein SRC2 homolog, whose product MGSRYEVEVTVGSARDLKNVNWRHGDLRPYAVAWVDSGARCSTRVDLDGGESPAWDEKVLVPLPPASRLDDAVLHVDVVHANADEGVKPLVGSARLPLRDVLDEAGLGGKAARTLRLKRPSGRPQGRLDVRVAVKEPARYYDPYPAPGGYAQTGTRDPYGPGAGGYYGGSAGAGAGYGGGYGPGAAYGSAGYGAAQPYAAAPPAGYPAAYGSAPPPPQPAYGAPSAAYDAAAPAYGAAPAAVAADGKKKDSKMGMGTGLAVGAAAGVLGGLALAGGASYLENKLEERVAERVEDNLEREDSYGGGYGGGYDDFGGDDDY is encoded by the coding sequence ATGGGGTCCCGCTACGAGGTGGAGGTGACGGTGGGCTCGGCCCGGGACCTCAAGAACGTCAACTGGCGCCACGGCGACCTCCGGCCCTACGCCGTCGCCTGGGTCGACTCCGGCGCCCGCTGCTCCACCCGCGTCgacctcgacggcggcgagagCCCCGCCTGGGACGAGAAGGTCCTCGTCCCGCTCCCGCCGGCCTCCCGCCTCGACGACGCCGTGCTCCACGTCGACGTCGTCCACGCCAACGCCGACGAGGGCGTCAAGCCGCTCGTCGGCTCCGCGCGCCTCCCGCTCCGCGACGTCCTCGACGAGGCCGGCCTCGGCGGCAAGGCCGCGCGGACCCTCCGCCTCAAGCGGCCCTCGGGGCGGCCCCAGGGCCGCCTCGACGTCCGCGTCGCCGTCAAGGAGCCCGCCAGGTACTACGACCCCTACCCGGCGCCCGGGGGCTACGCGCAGACGGGCACACGCGACCCCTacggccccggcgccggcgggtacTACGGTggctccgccggcgccggcgccggctacGGCGGGGGCTACGGCCCGGGCGCCGCGTACGGCTCGGCCGGCTACGGCGCCGCGCAGCCttacgccgcggcgccgcccgcggggTACCCTGCGGCCTacggctccgcgccgccgcccccgcagcCGGCGTACGGCGCTCCCTCGGCTGCCTACGACGCCGCGGCACCCGCGTACGGCGCTGCGcctgccgccgtcgctgccgaCGGCAAGAAGAAGGACAGCAAGATGGGGATGGGGACAGGGCTGGCcgtgggcgcggccgcgggcgtGCTCGGCGGGCTCGCGCTGGCCGGCGGGGCGAGCTACCTGGAGAACAAGTTGGAGGAGCGCGTGGCGGAGAGGGTGGAGGACAACCTGGAGAGGGAGGACTCGTACGGCGGCGGCTACGGGGGCGGCTACGACGActtcggcggcgacgacgactacTGA
- the LOC120671861 gene encoding glutathione S-transferase T3-like: protein MVGSSSAQGSWPAPASIGAPTTKDPDVQAWGANSHPPGCFVDFLNKNIAVHAQGLSHGSSFKPIHVGDDTNIADCGRTHVLWTKDEDRRLVGAWLNNSNDPIHSNYKKNDQYWKEVVAAYNSGTSKNQARQLKHIKDLFGRIKKRVAWFCGSWKETSALWASGESDVDLMDKELKLYEEEHKNDGPFMFMHCWDIYS from the exons ATGGTGGGATCGTCGTCGGCTCAAGGATCCTGGCCGGCGCCTGCTAGCATTGGTGCTCCAACCACCAAGGACCCAGATGTACAAGCATG GGGAGCAAACTCTCACCCACCAGGTTGTTTCGTTGATTTTTTGAACAAAAACATAGCAGTCCATGCACAAGGTCTTAGTCATGGGAGTTCATTTAAACCGATCCATGTTGGCGATGACACCAATATTGCTGATTGTGGCAGGACACATGTGTTATGGACAAAAGATGAGGATCGTAGATTG GTCGGCGCATGGCTGAATAATTCAAATGATCCAATCCATTCAAATTACAAGAAGAATGACCAATATTGGAAAGAAGTTGTTGCTGCCTACAATAGTGGTACCTCCAAAAATCAGGCAAGGCAACTGAAACACATCAAGGATCTCTTTGGAAGAATTAAGAAAAGGGTCGCATGGTTTTGTGGTAGCTGGAAAGAGACTAGTGCTTTGTGGGCTAGCGGTGAATCTGATGTGGATCTAATGGACAAGGAACTGAAATTGTATGAAGAAGAGCACAAGAATGATGGTCCATTCATGTTTATGCACTGTTGGGATATATATTCTTAG